The following proteins are encoded in a genomic region of Hoeflea phototrophica DFL-43:
- the dxs gene encoding 1-deoxy-D-xylulose-5-phosphate synthase, producing the protein MTNPPNTPLLDTVRSPSDLKQIDDKQLPQLADELRAEMIDAVSHTGGHLGAGLGVVELTVAIHKVFDTPHDRLIFDVGHQCYPHKILTGRRDRIRTLRQENGLSGFTKRSESEYDDFGAGHSSTSISAGLGMAVASQLQNKPRHVVSVIGDGAMSAGMAFEALNNAGALDARLIVILNDNDMSIAPPTGAMSAYLARMASGRTYMGFRDFGKKLTAYLGKNIDRAITRAVEHARGYVTGGTMFEELGFYHIGPIDGHNLDHLLPVLRNVRDNGDGPVLIHVVTQKGKGYGPAEAAADKYHGVSKFDVITGTQAKAKPNAPSYTAVFGETLVQEGGYDDKIVAISAAMPSGTGVDKFAKVFPERTFDVGIAEQHAVTFAAGMATEGLKPFCAIYSTFLQRGYDQVVHDVAIQKLPVRFPIDRAGFVGADGATHAGSFDTTYLACLPGFVVMAAADEAELKHMVRTAVAYDEGPLSFRYPRGEGVGVDMPERGQILEIGKGRVMREGSKVALISFGTRLAECLVAAEDLDAAGLSTTVADARFAKPLDHELIRQLARHHEVLITIEEGSVGGFGSHVLQFLATEGLLDGGLKVRSMVLPDIFMDHASPDVMYARAGLDRKGIVDTVFRALGTENPAGAAVTLLKP; encoded by the coding sequence GTGACAAACCCGCCAAATACCCCGCTTCTGGACACAGTCCGGTCCCCATCTGACCTGAAACAGATCGACGACAAGCAATTGCCGCAGCTGGCCGATGAATTGCGCGCGGAGATGATCGATGCCGTATCGCACACCGGTGGCCATCTGGGTGCCGGGCTTGGGGTCGTGGAACTGACAGTCGCAATCCACAAGGTTTTCGATACGCCGCATGACCGGCTGATCTTCGATGTGGGGCATCAGTGCTACCCGCACAAGATCCTGACCGGCCGGCGCGACCGGATCCGCACGCTCAGGCAGGAAAACGGGCTCTCGGGATTCACCAAGCGGTCCGAAAGCGAATATGACGATTTCGGCGCGGGGCATTCCTCGACGTCGATTTCAGCCGGCCTCGGGATGGCGGTGGCAAGCCAATTGCAGAACAAGCCGCGCCATGTGGTTTCCGTCATCGGCGACGGCGCCATGTCGGCCGGCATGGCGTTCGAAGCGCTCAATAATGCCGGAGCGCTGGATGCGCGGCTGATTGTGATCCTCAACGACAACGACATGTCGATTGCGCCGCCGACCGGCGCAATGAGCGCCTATCTGGCGCGAATGGCGTCGGGCCGGACCTATATGGGGTTCCGCGATTTCGGCAAGAAGCTCACTGCCTATCTCGGCAAGAACATCGACCGGGCGATCACCCGCGCCGTCGAGCATGCGCGCGGCTATGTGACCGGCGGCACCATGTTCGAGGAACTGGGATTTTACCACATCGGGCCGATTGACGGGCACAATCTCGACCACCTTCTGCCGGTGCTGCGCAATGTGCGCGACAATGGCGACGGGCCGGTGCTCATTCATGTGGTCACCCAGAAGGGCAAGGGCTATGGGCCGGCGGAAGCCGCGGCCGACAAGTATCACGGCGTCTCCAAATTCGACGTGATCACCGGAACCCAGGCCAAGGCCAAGCCGAACGCGCCGAGCTACACGGCCGTGTTTGGGGAGACGCTGGTTCAGGAAGGCGGCTATGACGACAAGATCGTTGCCATCAGCGCTGCGATGCCTTCGGGCACCGGGGTCGACAAATTCGCCAAGGTGTTCCCCGAGCGGACCTTCGATGTGGGGATCGCCGAGCAGCACGCGGTGACGTTTGCGGCCGGGATGGCGACCGAGGGTCTGAAACCGTTCTGTGCGATCTATTCCACCTTCCTGCAGCGCGGCTATGATCAGGTTGTCCATGATGTGGCGATCCAGAAGCTGCCGGTGCGTTTTCCGATCGACCGCGCCGGGTTTGTGGGGGCCGATGGCGCCACCCATGCGGGCTCCTTCGACACCACCTATCTCGCCTGCCTGCCCGGCTTCGTGGTGATGGCGGCGGCCGACGAGGCGGAACTCAAGCACATGGTGCGCACCGCTGTCGCCTATGACGAGGGGCCGCTTTCGTTTCGCTACCCGCGCGGTGAAGGCGTCGGAGTGGACATGCCAGAGCGCGGCCAGATCCTTGAAATCGGCAAGGGCCGGGTGATGCGCGAAGGGTCGAAGGTGGCGTTGATCTCCTTCGGCACCCGGCTGGCGGAATGCCTGGTCGCTGCCGAAGATCTTGACGCCGCAGGCCTTTCCACGACGGTGGCCGATGCGCGCTTTGCCAAGCCGCTGGACCATGAGCTGATCCGGCAGCTGGCGCGTCACCACGAGGTGCTGATCACCATCGAGGAAGGCTCGGTCGGCGGCTTTGGCAGCCATGTACTGCAGTTCCTCGCCACCGAAGGGCTGCTGGATGGCGGGCTCAAGGTGCGTTCGATGGTGCTGCCGGACATCTTCATGGACCACGCGTCACCGGATGTGATGTACGCCCGCGCCGGTCTCGACCGGAAAGGCATCGTCGACACGGTGTTTCGCGCGCTCGGCACCGAGAACCCCGCCGGTGCCGCGGTTACACTCCTGAAACCATAG
- a CDS encoding alpha/beta hydrolase family protein produces MFHLRSTVLAAVIATGAMAAGNALAENRIDTQRHDAPELSAYGEYKVGVRTLEMVNPGQIDILAIDPAAEKPAEWPRYDRPLSVEVWYPAESTAEGSTELKAYLRDGKTEVKLVGQAMREAAPLASEEALPLVIISHGYPGNRFLLAHLAENIASKGYVVASIDHTDSTYRTRAAFGSTLVNRSLDQTFVLGELARLAGEDGNFLNGLADADNAAVIGYSMGGYGAIITAGGGVTQAAVDLSWGGPHGTLGVHLSGSDSHNGLPDPRIKTIVAFGPWGMERGFWDAETLKGIKIPSLFIAGSIDDVSGYEKGVRAIWQGTSSADRSLLTFDNANHNAGAPMPAPAEADKVDADLGFNLAEHYNDAVWDSVRMNNISQHFVTAWLGHYLKGDETMAAYLDLTPPANDGVWAREDDGTNKPEHTHWNGFQNRTAKGLRYEVLKAGE; encoded by the coding sequence ATGTTCCATCTACGTTCAACCGTCCTCGCGGCGGTGATTGCCACCGGCGCCATGGCTGCTGGCAACGCCCTCGCTGAAAACCGCATCGACACCCAGCGCCACGATGCGCCGGAACTCTCGGCCTATGGCGAGTACAAGGTCGGCGTGCGCACGCTCGAGATGGTCAATCCCGGCCAGATCGACATTCTGGCCATCGATCCGGCTGCCGAAAAGCCTGCTGAGTGGCCGCGCTACGACCGCCCGCTGAGCGTCGAGGTCTGGTATCCCGCCGAGAGCACGGCTGAAGGCTCCACCGAACTCAAGGCCTATCTGCGTGACGGCAAGACCGAGGTCAAGCTTGTAGGCCAGGCCATGCGCGAAGCCGCACCGCTTGCGAGCGAAGAGGCCCTGCCGCTGGTCATCATCTCGCACGGCTATCCCGGCAACCGCTTCCTGCTGGCGCATCTGGCCGAAAACATCGCCTCCAAGGGCTATGTCGTGGCCTCGATCGACCACACCGATTCCACCTACCGCACCCGCGCCGCCTTCGGCTCGACACTGGTCAACCGCTCGCTCGACCAGACCTTCGTGCTGGGTGAGCTGGCGCGTCTCGCTGGTGAGGACGGCAACTTCTTGAATGGCCTCGCCGACGCCGATAATGCGGCCGTCATCGGCTATTCGATGGGCGGCTACGGCGCCATCATCACTGCGGGCGGCGGTGTCACCCAGGCCGCCGTCGATCTGAGCTGGGGCGGCCCGCACGGCACGCTCGGCGTGCATTTGAGCGGCAGCGACAGCCACAATGGCTTGCCCGATCCGCGCATCAAGACCATCGTCGCCTTCGGCCCATGGGGCATGGAGCGCGGCTTCTGGGATGCCGAGACGCTCAAGGGCATCAAGATCCCGTCGCTGTTCATCGCCGGTTCCATCGACGATGTCTCGGGCTATGAGAAGGGCGTGCGCGCCATCTGGCAGGGCACATCCAGCGCCGACCGCTCGCTGCTGACCTTCGACAACGCCAACCACAATGCCGGCGCCCCGATGCCCGCGCCCGCCGAGGCCGACAAGGTCGACGCAGACCTCGGCTTCAATCTCGCCGAACACTACAATGACGCGGTCTGGGATTCGGTGCGGATGAACAACATCTCGCAGCACTTCGTCACCGCCTGGCTCGGCCACTATCTCAAGGGCGACGAGACCATGGCCGCCTATCTCGACCTCACCCCCCCCGCCAATGACGGCGTCTGGGCCCGCGAAGACGACGGCACCAACAAGCCCGAACACACCCACTGGAACGGCTTCCAGAACCGCACCGCCAAGGGCCTGCGCTACGAGGTGCTCAAGGCCGGGGAATAA
- a CDS encoding class I SAM-dependent RNA methyltransferase has product MSAQTLDISKLGGQGDGIAETASGQVFVPFTLPGDVITAAVDKGRGTLMAVLTASANRVEPPCPHFGPDSDDAQCGGCALQHMADEAYRDWKRGLVVSALESRGIKTEVGDLVGGAQHSRRRVVFAARRTETGAVLGFNKAQSHQIVPVESCVVATARINAALPVLTRMAAAVAIGKEAFRLTVVDTAAGFDLAVDGPFKLSETERLRIIAVTRKEQGIARLSFNGELLIEKQPPQLTFGTVTVNPPPGGFVQASEAAEAIMGDLVTGHLKKAKRVVDLFSGSGTFTLRLAANSHVHAVESEEAALAALDRAARHAQGIKPVSVERRDLFRRPVMFSELKTYQGLAFDPPRAGAEAQAREIAKSMVPRIAAVSCNPVTLARDLEILIAGGYRITSVTPIDQFLWSSHVEVVALLERSRR; this is encoded by the coding sequence ATGAGCGCTCAGACACTCGACATCTCGAAGCTCGGCGGACAGGGCGACGGCATTGCCGAGACCGCTTCCGGTCAGGTTTTCGTGCCCTTCACGCTGCCGGGCGACGTGATCACCGCGGCGGTGGACAAGGGGCGCGGCACGCTGATGGCGGTGCTCACCGCTTCGGCGAACCGGGTCGAACCGCCCTGCCCGCATTTCGGACCGGACAGCGACGACGCCCAGTGCGGCGGTTGCGCGCTGCAGCACATGGCGGATGAGGCCTACCGGGACTGGAAGCGCGGGCTGGTGGTGTCGGCGCTTGAAAGCCGTGGCATCAAGACCGAGGTCGGCGATCTCGTGGGCGGCGCGCAGCATTCGAGACGGCGGGTGGTGTTTGCCGCGCGGCGCACCGAGACCGGCGCCGTGCTTGGCTTCAACAAGGCCCAGAGCCACCAGATCGTGCCAGTGGAGAGCTGCGTGGTTGCGACAGCGCGGATCAATGCGGCCCTGCCGGTCCTCACCCGCATGGCGGCGGCCGTGGCCATCGGCAAGGAGGCGTTCAGGCTCACCGTTGTCGACACGGCGGCAGGCTTTGATCTCGCCGTGGATGGCCCGTTCAAGCTGAGCGAGACCGAACGGCTGCGGATCATCGCCGTGACCCGCAAGGAGCAAGGCATCGCGCGGCTCAGTTTCAATGGCGAGTTGCTGATCGAGAAGCAGCCGCCGCAGCTCACATTCGGCACCGTGACGGTCAACCCGCCACCGGGCGGCTTCGTGCAGGCCAGCGAGGCCGCCGAGGCGATCATGGGCGATCTGGTCACCGGACATCTGAAAAAGGCCAAGCGGGTGGTGGATCTGTTTTCGGGATCCGGCACGTTTACGCTCCGGCTCGCCGCCAACAGCCATGTGCATGCGGTGGAGAGCGAAGAGGCCGCCCTTGCCGCGCTCGACAGGGCCGCGCGCCACGCCCAGGGCATCAAGCCCGTCAGCGTGGAGCGGCGCGACCTGTTCCGCCGCCCGGTGATGTTTTCCGAGCTCAAGACCTATCAGGGCCTCGCCTTCGACCCGCCGCGCGCCGGCGCCGAGGCCCAGGCCCGCGAGATCGCCAAATCCATGGTCCCCCGCATCGCCGCGGTCTCGTGCAACCCGGTGACACTGGCCCGCGACCTCGAAATCCTGATTGCGGGCGGCTACAGGATCACCTCGGTGACGCCGATCGACCAGTTCCTGTGGTCGAGCCACGTGGAAGTGGTGGCACTGCTGGAGCGGTCGCGGCGGTAG
- a CDS encoding crotonase/enoyl-CoA hydratase family protein has product MSDHILTQRAGETGAINVIRFNRPEKKNAITRDMYAVMARALVAGDADDSVRVHVMLGTPGAFSSGNDMQDFMAVAMGGAKGTEVFDFLIALATVKKPVVSGVDGLAIGIGTTIHMHCDLTFATPDSRFHTPFVDLALVPEAGSSLLAPAVMGHQKAFALLAAGIPFSGEEAEQAGLIFKTASADELEPMVFAAAENLAQKPPKALAIARRLIKPDPEAVVARIREEGELFAAQLKSAEALTAFQTFMARKK; this is encoded by the coding sequence ATGAGCGATCACATTCTCACCCAACGCGCGGGCGAAACCGGCGCCATCAACGTCATCCGCTTCAACCGGCCTGAAAAGAAGAACGCCATCACCCGCGACATGTATGCGGTCATGGCCAGGGCGCTGGTCGCCGGCGATGCCGATGACAGTGTGCGCGTGCATGTGATGCTGGGAACTCCGGGCGCGTTCAGTTCGGGCAATGACATGCAGGATTTCATGGCCGTGGCCATGGGCGGCGCCAAGGGCACCGAGGTGTTTGATTTCCTGATCGCGCTGGCGACGGTGAAAAAGCCGGTGGTCTCCGGTGTTGATGGATTGGCAATCGGCATCGGCACCACCATCCACATGCATTGCGATTTGACCTTCGCCACTCCGGACTCGCGTTTCCACACGCCATTTGTCGATCTGGCGCTTGTGCCCGAAGCCGGCTCCAGCCTGCTGGCGCCAGCCGTCATGGGGCATCAGAAGGCCTTTGCGCTGCTCGCCGCGGGCATCCCGTTTTCAGGCGAGGAGGCCGAGCAGGCAGGCCTGATCTTCAAGACAGCATCCGCTGATGAGCTCGAACCGATGGTCTTCGCGGCCGCCGAAAACCTGGCGCAAAAGCCGCCCAAGGCGCTGGCCATCGCCCGCCGACTCATCAAGCCCGATCCGGAAGCCGTGGTCGCCCGCATCCGTGAGGAAGGCGAGCTGTTCGCCGCGCAGCTCAAGAGCGCCGAGGCGCTCACAGCGTTCCAGACCTTCATGGCCCGCAAAAAATAG
- a CDS encoding acyl-CoA dehydrogenase, translating to MYRAPVEEIAHTLKSVAGLRKALEAGRFGDLGEDLVDAILAEAGRFATDQIAPLNEIGDTHGAVLEDAAVTTPPGWKELYRNWIDGGWNGLTGPEEFGGQGLPMLLSVAALEMWNSGSLAFGIGPTLTMGAVEALEKHATDELKARYLEQLVTGEWMGTMNLTEPQAGSDLNALKARAEPVGDGTYRIFGQKIYITYGEHDFTDNIIHLVLARLPDAPAGTRGISLFLVPKFFVGDDGSLGARNDVFCSGLEHKLGIHASPTCTMIYGDGKFGDQPGAIGWLIGEENRGLACMFTMMNNARLAVGMQGVAIAETAYQKALAYARERTQGRAPGFKGEGMSPIIEHPDVARMLMTMKALTQGARAICYSCAEALDMARVSEGDEAKAWAERASLITPIAKAFATDIGMEVASLGVQVHGGMGFIEETGAARYLRDARIAPIYEGTNGIQAIDLVMRKLPLSGGDTVKALISDFKADAEAARASNAPRLDGVAEHLDAAIADLETATAYLQLAISEGRQTDALAGATPYLRLFGLTATAAMLARGALADIDAPEADGRAALAKFAAISLAPETAGLCVTITTGADSLEAAQAALA from the coding sequence ATGTATCGTGCACCGGTTGAGGAAATTGCCCATACGTTGAAATCCGTCGCGGGCCTGCGCAAGGCGCTTGAGGCCGGCCGCTTTGGCGATCTTGGCGAAGATCTGGTCGACGCCATTCTGGCCGAGGCCGGTCGCTTTGCCACCGACCAGATTGCCCCGCTCAACGAGATTGGCGACACCCACGGCGCAGTGCTCGAGGATGCTGCGGTCACCACGCCGCCCGGCTGGAAAGAGCTCTATCGCAACTGGATCGATGGTGGCTGGAATGGCCTGACCGGACCGGAAGAGTTTGGCGGGCAGGGCCTGCCGATGCTGCTCTCGGTCGCAGCTCTGGAGATGTGGAATTCCGGATCGCTCGCCTTCGGCATTGGCCCGACGCTGACCATGGGCGCTGTCGAGGCTCTGGAAAAGCACGCCACCGATGAACTCAAGGCCAGATATCTCGAACAGCTCGTCACCGGCGAATGGATGGGGACCATGAACCTCACCGAGCCGCAGGCCGGCTCCGACCTCAACGCGCTCAAGGCGCGCGCCGAACCTGTCGGCGACGGTACCTACCGGATTTTCGGCCAGAAGATCTACATCACCTATGGCGAGCATGATTTCACCGACAACATCATTCATCTGGTGCTGGCGCGGCTGCCCGATGCGCCGGCCGGCACCCGCGGCATCTCGCTGTTTCTGGTGCCCAAGTTCTTCGTAGGTGATGATGGCTCGCTCGGCGCGCGCAATGACGTGTTCTGCTCGGGCCTCGAGCACAAGCTCGGCATCCATGCCTCGCCCACCTGCACCATGATCTATGGCGACGGCAAGTTCGGCGATCAGCCCGGCGCCATCGGCTGGTTGATCGGCGAGGAGAACCGGGGTCTGGCCTGCATGTTCACCATGATGAACAATGCCCGCCTGGCCGTCGGCATGCAGGGCGTGGCGATTGCCGAAACCGCCTATCAGAAGGCGCTCGCCTACGCCCGGGAGCGCACCCAGGGCCGCGCGCCGGGCTTTAAGGGCGAGGGCATGAGCCCAATCATCGAGCATCCCGATGTCGCCCGCATGCTGATGACCATGAAGGCGCTCACCCAGGGCGCCCGCGCGATCTGCTACTCCTGTGCCGAGGCGCTGGATATGGCGCGGGTCAGCGAGGGCGACGAGGCGAAAGCCTGGGCCGAGCGCGCAAGCCTGATCACCCCGATTGCCAAGGCCTTTGCCACCGACATCGGCATGGAAGTCGCCTCGCTCGGCGTTCAGGTCCATGGCGGCATGGGCTTCATCGAGGAGACCGGTGCCGCACGGTATCTGCGCGACGCCCGCATTGCCCCGATCTATGAAGGCACCAACGGCATTCAGGCGATCGATCTGGTGATGCGCAAGCTTCCGCTCTCGGGCGGCGACACCGTCAAGGCCCTGATCTCTGACTTCAAGGCCGACGCCGAGGCCGCCCGTGCCTCCAATGCGCCGCGCCTGGATGGCGTTGCCGAGCATCTTGATGCCGCGATTGCCGATCTCGAAACCGCCACCGCCTATCTCCAGTTGGCCATTTCGGAAGGCCGTCAGACCGATGCCCTGGCGGGAGCGACACCCTATCTCAGGCTCTTCGGCCTGACCGCAACAGCCGCCATGCTGGCCCGCGGCGCGCTTGCCGATATTGATGCGCCGGAGGCCGATGGCCGTGCGGCGCTCGCCAAATTTGCAGCCATCAGCCTTGCGCCGGAGACGGCCGGGCTGTGCGTCACCATCACCACCGGGGCCGACAGCCTCGAAGCGGCCCAGGCTGCACTCGCCTGA
- a CDS encoding GGDEF domain-containing protein encodes MSNPISPERSVGIRVATAMFQMGIEGLPRNYELVYEAYSGQNSDLTKEFVAIGKVKSQQALDELGRKYLPHHHEATVLSKTSDHMRHQMASFIDLLEEEKTSLNDYGKIIGEASRSISVEGEIDRETLVKSIQQLSQATEQQTSKSQAMAAAAQQQAQSIEEVKSEIDSFERMKFVDPLTGLANRRSFNKAVAKVYANPDLPMMCGLGFAQIDGFSGLAASGESSGPDSLAGDHFVRHVGKLLHEVNRNGEFVARLDKDRFAFLINSAEESEIMRLIDGFRAGIASRPMISQKNGRSLGNATLSFGVAMSTLANSATELMSFAEKAMVMSAKNGGNRATLYSDKAPTGASRDWMIYRP; translated from the coding sequence ATGAGCAACCCGATATCCCCGGAAAGATCTGTCGGCATCCGTGTCGCCACCGCGATGTTCCAGATGGGTATCGAGGGCCTGCCACGCAATTACGAGCTCGTTTACGAAGCCTACTCGGGCCAAAATTCTGATTTAACGAAGGAATTTGTCGCGATTGGCAAGGTCAAGTCGCAACAGGCGCTGGATGAGCTCGGCCGGAAATACCTGCCGCACCATCATGAAGCAACGGTCCTGAGCAAGACCAGCGATCACATGCGCCATCAGATGGCGTCGTTCATTGATCTCCTCGAAGAAGAGAAAACATCACTGAACGATTATGGCAAAATCATCGGTGAAGCCTCACGCAGCATTTCGGTTGAAGGTGAGATCGATCGTGAAACTCTGGTCAAATCGATTCAGCAGTTGAGCCAGGCGACTGAACAGCAAACCTCCAAGAGCCAGGCCATGGCGGCTGCGGCACAGCAGCAGGCTCAATCGATCGAGGAGGTGAAATCCGAAATCGACAGTTTTGAACGGATGAAATTTGTCGATCCGTTGACCGGCCTCGCCAACCGCCGCTCATTTAACAAGGCGGTTGCAAAAGTCTATGCCAATCCGGATCTTCCGATGATGTGCGGTTTGGGCTTCGCCCAGATTGACGGCTTCAGCGGCTTGGCCGCATCCGGCGAGAGCTCCGGCCCCGATAGCTTGGCGGGTGACCACTTCGTTCGCCACGTCGGCAAGCTGCTTCACGAGGTCAACAGGAATGGCGAATTTGTCGCGCGCCTGGACAAGGACCGGTTCGCCTTTCTGATCAACTCTGCCGAGGAATCCGAAATCATGAGGTTGATCGACGGGTTTCGCGCCGGCATTGCCTCCCGGCCGATGATCAGCCAGAAGAATGGCCGCAGCCTCGGCAATGCCACGCTTTCGTTCGGCGTTGCCATGTCGACCCTGGCCAACAGTGCCACCGAACTGATGAGCTTTGCCGAAAAGGCCATGGTGATGTCAGCCAAGAACGGTGGCAACCGCGCCACTCTCTATTCCGACAAGGCGCCAACTGGCGCCAGCCGTGACTGGATGATTTACCGGCCCTGA
- a CDS encoding TlyA family RNA methyltransferase has protein sequence MARCSHTSPTAHAPDRDRLDQILVRLGHYESRARARDAISRGAITVDGKVLMKAGVLVSPTAAIDIADPAQAYVSRAALKLKAGLEAFGFDPAGRTALDIGASTGGFTQVLLEAGAAHVIAVDVGHDQLHPSLTRDSRVSNLEGLNARELGADHLAGHEIGAVVSDVSFISLKLALPPALTLAAPGAFAVLLVKPQFEVGRAGIGKGGLLKDPAQGPLIAEELAAWLGAMPGWRAVGPVASPIAGSDGNHEFLIGGVKS, from the coding sequence ATGGCGCGCTGCTCCCACACTTCACCTACCGCACATGCACCGGATCGAGACCGGCTCGACCAGATACTGGTCCGGCTCGGACATTATGAAAGCCGGGCACGGGCCCGCGATGCGATTTCGCGCGGCGCGATCACGGTGGATGGCAAGGTGCTCATGAAAGCCGGCGTGCTGGTCAGCCCCACCGCAGCAATCGACATCGCCGATCCGGCGCAGGCCTATGTCTCGCGCGCGGCGCTCAAGCTCAAGGCCGGGCTGGAAGCCTTCGGGTTTGATCCGGCAGGCCGCACCGCGCTCGACATCGGCGCCTCGACCGGCGGCTTCACCCAGGTGCTGCTGGAGGCGGGTGCCGCCCATGTGATCGCGGTGGATGTCGGCCATGACCAGTTGCACCCCTCGCTGACCCGCGACAGCCGGGTGAGCAATCTCGAGGGCCTGAACGCCCGTGAACTGGGGGCCGATCATCTCGCAGGCCACGAGATCGGCGCTGTGGTCTCCGATGTCAGTTTCATCTCTCTGAAGCTGGCGCTGCCGCCTGCCCTGACGCTTGCCGCACCCGGCGCCTTTGCGGTTCTGCTGGTCAAACCGCAATTCGAGGTGGGGCGCGCAGGTATCGGCAAGGGCGGGCTGTTGAAGGATCCGGCGCAGGGTCCGCTTATCGCCGAGGAGCTGGCCGCCTGGCTCGGCGCGATGCCGGGCTGGCGTGCCGTTGGCCCCGTCGCATCACCGATTGCGGGCAGCGACGGCAACCATGAATTTCTGATTGGAGGCGTCAAATCATGA